Proteins from one Synechococcales cyanobacterium T60_A2020_003 genomic window:
- a CDS encoding U32 family peptidase, with protein sequence MTSLHPASELPGNPSPQSRPELLAPAGNWDCAKAAVENGADAIYFGLDRFNARMRAQNFTEADLPELMAYLHRRGVRGYVTVNTLVFPQELPEAEQYLRTMITAGVDAVIVQDVGLCRLIRHLSPDFPIHASTQMTVTSAAGVAFAKQLGCQLVVLARECSLKDIQRIQTQMAQEQVEMPLEVFVHGALCVAYSGQCLTSEALGGRSANRGECAQACRMTYDLIADGNPVDLGDRAYLLSPQDLSGLEVLPDLIQAGLHCLKIEGRLKAPEYVANVTRVYRQALDRAIATADPSFTTTPRERYELEMAFSRGLYTGWFRGIDNQALVHGEYGKKRGVYLGRVTRIQGDRVWIQAEAPIKPGDGVVFEAPTQKQEQGGRVYTVDRKGAEVCLSFGRHDLNLRKLKVGDRLWKTSDPDLEKHIRQTYAGDTPKFQRPIWIEIHGRCDHPLVAIARDEQGHLVQLESAMPLVAAHSKPLTDERLQEQLGRLGNTPYHLAALTSTLEGAVMLPVSELNRLRRDLVEQLDQERSRPKRWQINSDACLADLLPAVESAPASQPTLIVLVRNLEQLEAAIATGVDTIYCEFEDPRTYKQAVAQVHQARSQNSKLELWVAPPRITKPGETWILDQVKASQADGYLIRNYDHLRFFEGHRITGDFSLNVANPLAASYFRQYGLERLTASYDLNIDQLTDLLTSAPPTWFEVTIHQHMPMFHMEHCVFCAFLSTGTDYTNCGRPCETHQVTLRDRIGTEHVLRADAGCRNTLFNGTAQTGAEYVQTLLNLGLRHFRIEFVDESPEQVLQTINQYQKLLIGTITGTQLWRSLHLQNQLGVTRGPLGN encoded by the coding sequence ATGACCTCTTTGCATCCGGCTTCCGAACTCCCAGGCAACCCCTCCCCCCAGTCTCGCCCAGAGCTGCTTGCCCCAGCCGGAAACTGGGACTGTGCAAAAGCGGCCGTGGAAAACGGAGCCGATGCCATCTACTTTGGTCTGGATCGCTTCAATGCCCGTATGCGCGCCCAGAACTTCACCGAAGCCGATTTGCCCGAATTAATGGCCTATCTGCATCGGCGCGGCGTGCGGGGCTACGTCACGGTCAACACCTTGGTCTTTCCCCAGGAACTCCCCGAAGCCGAACAGTATCTCCGCACCATGATCACCGCTGGCGTAGATGCCGTGATTGTCCAGGATGTGGGGCTGTGTCGGCTAATTCGCCACCTTTCGCCCGATTTCCCCATCCATGCATCGACCCAAATGACCGTCACCAGTGCGGCGGGGGTGGCCTTTGCGAAACAGTTGGGCTGTCAGTTGGTGGTGTTGGCGCGGGAATGCTCCCTAAAAGACATTCAGCGCATTCAGACCCAGATGGCGCAGGAACAGGTAGAGATGCCCCTAGAAGTCTTTGTCCACGGGGCATTGTGTGTGGCCTATTCAGGACAGTGTTTAACCAGCGAAGCCCTGGGGGGACGCTCCGCCAATCGGGGGGAATGTGCCCAGGCGTGCCGCATGACCTATGACCTGATTGCCGATGGCAACCCGGTGGACTTGGGCGATCGCGCCTATCTCCTCAGTCCTCAAGATCTCTCCGGGCTAGAGGTTTTACCCGATCTGATCCAGGCCGGACTCCACTGCCTGAAGATTGAAGGTCGCCTTAAAGCCCCGGAATACGTCGCCAATGTGACCCGTGTGTACCGTCAAGCGCTGGATCGGGCGATCGCCACCGCTGACCCATCTTTCACCACCACACCCCGCGAGCGCTATGAGTTGGAAATGGCCTTCTCCCGGGGACTCTACACCGGATGGTTTCGCGGCATTGATAACCAAGCCCTCGTCCACGGGGAGTATGGCAAAAAACGAGGTGTGTATCTGGGACGGGTGACTCGGATTCAGGGCGATCGCGTTTGGATTCAAGCAGAGGCACCGATTAAACCGGGTGATGGGGTTGTGTTTGAGGCTCCCACCCAAAAGCAGGAACAGGGCGGACGGGTATATACAGTGGATCGCAAGGGTGCCGAAGTCTGTTTGTCCTTTGGCCGCCATGATTTGAACCTCCGCAAACTGAAGGTGGGCGATCGCCTCTGGAAAACCAGCGATCCCGACCTGGAAAAACACATTCGCCAAACCTATGCCGGAGATACCCCCAAGTTTCAGCGTCCAATCTGGATTGAGATACACGGTCGTTGTGATCATCCCCTAGTGGCGATCGCCCGTGATGAGCAAGGGCATCTCGTTCAGTTGGAATCCGCGATGCCTTTAGTCGCTGCCCACAGCAAACCGTTGACCGATGAGCGACTCCAGGAACAACTCGGACGATTAGGAAACACTCCCTATCACTTAGCCGCGTTGACCTCAACGTTAGAGGGAGCGGTGATGCTACCCGTCAGCGAACTCAACCGACTGCGGCGCGACCTAGTGGAACAGTTGGATCAGGAGCGATCGCGCCCCAAACGCTGGCAAATAAATTCCGATGCTTGCCTAGCCGACTTGCTCCCCGCAGTAGAGTCTGCCCCAGCCTCCCAACCCACCCTGATTGTCTTAGTTCGCAATCTTGAACAGTTGGAAGCGGCGATCGCTACCGGGGTAGACACGATCTACTGCGAATTTGAAGATCCCCGTACCTACAAACAGGCCGTTGCCCAGGTTCACCAGGCGAGGAGTCAAAATTCAAAATTAGAACTTTGGGTTGCACCACCACGCATTACCAAACCGGGTGAAACCTGGATTCTAGACCAGGTGAAGGCATCCCAGGCCGACGGCTATTTAATCCGAAATTACGATCACCTACGCTTTTTTGAAGGACACCGAATCACAGGCGACTTTTCCCTCAACGTTGCCAATCCCCTCGCCGCTTCCTACTTCCGGCAATACGGCTTAGAACGCCTGACCGCATCCTACGATCTCAACATCGATCAACTCACTGACCTCCTCACCAGCGCCCCTCCCACCTGGTTTGAAGTCACCATCCATCAGCACATGCCCATGTTCCACATGGAACACTGCGTCTTTTGTGCCTTCCTCTCCACCGGAACCGACTACACCAACTGCGGTCGCCCCTGTGAAACCCACCAGGTGACATTGCGCGATCGCATCGGAACCGAACATGTCCTGCGTGCCGATGCCGGATGCCGCAACACCCTATTCAACGGCACCGCCCAAACCGGAGCCGAATACGTCCAAACCTTGCTGAACCTGGGATTACGTCACTTCCGCATTGAATTCGTAGACGAATCCCCCGAACAGGTCCTACAAACCATTAACCAATATCAAAAACTCCTCATCGGAACCATTACCGGAACCCAACTCTGGCGATCGCTCCACCTGCAAAACCAACTCGGCGTCACCCGTGGCCCCCTAGGCAATTAA
- the miaA gene encoding tRNA (adenosine(37)-N6)-dimethylallyltransferase MiaA, whose amino-acid sequence MSILIVICGPTATGKTGLAIALAQRLQGVILSADSRQVYREFDIGTAKPTEVEQQQAPHYLIDICDPTETLTLADYQHQAQHLIHTFHQKNSVPLLVGGTGLYIKSIVRGLVIPRVPPQPDLRSQLVSLGQPQCYAMLQQIDPVAAEKIHLNDQTRTVHALEVFYTTGIPISQQQGEDPPAYPILTIGLDCEGEGEQDALTQRIQRRTAMMMEMGFVGEVQRLCDRYGADLPLLNTLGYQEVKQYLAGDISLEEAQRLTVLHTRQFAKRQRTWFRADSSIHWFDSNAGDLVERVWAVVKVVEG is encoded by the coding sequence ATGTCTATTCTAATCGTGATTTGTGGCCCAACGGCAACGGGAAAGACCGGATTGGCGATCGCCCTTGCTCAACGCCTACAGGGAGTCATCTTGAGCGCAGATTCGCGTCAGGTTTACCGCGAGTTTGACATTGGCACGGCTAAACCCACGGAGGTTGAACAACAGCAGGCTCCTCATTATCTCATCGACATTTGCGACCCAACCGAAACCCTGACCCTTGCCGACTATCAGCACCAGGCTCAGCACTTGATCCACACGTTTCATCAAAAGAACAGCGTGCCGCTGCTGGTCGGTGGCACCGGACTTTACATAAAGTCGATCGTGCGAGGACTCGTTATTCCACGCGTGCCGCCCCAGCCCGACTTGCGATCGCAACTGGTTAGCCTGGGACAACCCCAATGTTATGCCATGCTTCAGCAAATCGATCCGGTTGCGGCTGAAAAAATTCACCTAAACGATCAAACTCGGACGGTTCACGCCTTGGAGGTGTTCTACACGACAGGGATTCCGATTTCGCAACAGCAGGGGGAAGATCCACCCGCATACCCCATTTTAACGATTGGCCTTGACTGTGAGGGTGAGGGGGAACAGGATGCCTTAACCCAACGGATTCAGCGGCGCACAGCAATGATGATGGAGATGGGGTTTGTGGGCGAGGTGCAACGGTTGTGCGATCGCTATGGGGCAGATTTGCCATTGTTGAATACCTTGGGCTATCAGGAGGTGAAGCAGTATTTGGCAGGGGATATTTCCTTAGAAGAAGCGCAACGGCTGACAGTGCTGCATACGCGCCAGTTTGCCAAACGTCAGCGCACCTGGTTTCGGGCGGATTCTAGTATTCATTGGTTTGATAGCAATGCGGGGGATCTGGTGGAGCGGGTTTGGGCGGTGGTGAAGGTGGTGGAGGGGTGA
- the gyrB gene encoding DNA topoisomerase (ATP-hydrolyzing) subunit B: protein MADNYGASQIQVLEGLDPVRKRPGMYIGTTGPRGLHHLVYEVVDNAVDEALAGYCKHIQASLNPDGSVTVIDDGRGIPTDIHPTTGKSALETVMTVLHAGGKFGGGGYKVSGGLHGVGISVVNALSEWVEVTVWRDQKEHNQRFERGVPQGELVSAPMPGDRTGTSVRFKPDAQIFTGGIEFDYNTLAGRLRELAYLNAGVEITFSDYRLDLLKSDQPRVEKYHYAGGIREYVAYINKDKEPLHEEIIFIEGERNNVQVEAALQWCSDAYSDNLLGFANNIRTIDGGTHLEGLKAVLTRSMNAIARKRSKLKDNDPNLAGENIREGLTAVISVKVPDPEFEGQTKTKLGNTEVRGIVDSLVNEALTEYLNFRPNVADSILDKAIQAFKAAEAARQARELVRRKSVLESSTLPGKLADCSSRDPAESEIFIVEGDSAGGSAKQGRDRRFQAILPLRGKILNIEKTDDAKIYKNAEIQALITALGLGIKGEEFDSSQLRYHRIIIMTDADVDGAHIRTLLLTFFYRYQRSMVDQGYVYIACPPLYKLERGRNHYYCYSDRERDQIIAGFPDNAKYEVQRFKGLGEMMPQQLWDTTMNPESRTLKKVEIEDAAEADRIFTILMGDRVAPRREFIETYGSRLNLADLDI from the coding sequence ATGGCAGATAATTACGGTGCTAGTCAGATTCAAGTCCTTGAAGGTCTAGACCCGGTGCGGAAACGCCCGGGAATGTACATTGGCACCACGGGCCCACGCGGACTTCATCATCTAGTGTACGAGGTTGTGGATAACGCCGTTGATGAAGCGCTGGCGGGATACTGTAAGCATATCCAAGCATCATTAAATCCTGATGGTTCGGTTACGGTTATTGACGATGGTCGCGGCATTCCAACCGATATTCACCCCACCACTGGCAAGTCAGCCCTTGAAACAGTGATGACTGTTCTGCACGCGGGCGGAAAGTTCGGCGGCGGTGGCTATAAGGTGTCGGGGGGCTTGCACGGGGTCGGGATCTCTGTGGTGAACGCCCTCTCAGAATGGGTAGAGGTCACCGTGTGGCGCGATCAGAAAGAACATAATCAACGTTTTGAACGAGGCGTTCCCCAGGGTGAACTGGTCTCTGCGCCCATGCCCGGCGATCGCACAGGCACATCTGTTCGCTTCAAGCCAGATGCCCAGATCTTTACAGGTGGGATCGAGTTTGACTACAACACTCTGGCGGGTCGTCTGCGCGAACTCGCTTACCTCAATGCTGGGGTAGAAATTACCTTCTCAGATTATCGGCTTGATCTCTTGAAAAGCGATCAACCTCGCGTTGAGAAATACCACTATGCAGGCGGCATTCGTGAGTATGTGGCCTACATCAATAAAGACAAAGAACCGCTTCATGAGGAGATCATCTTCATTGAGGGCGAGCGCAACAATGTTCAAGTCGAAGCAGCGTTGCAATGGTGTAGTGATGCCTATAGCGATAATCTTTTAGGCTTTGCCAATAATATCCGCACGATCGATGGTGGAACCCACTTAGAAGGGTTGAAGGCCGTTCTGACCCGTTCGATGAACGCGATCGCTCGTAAACGCAGCAAGCTGAAGGACAATGACCCAAATCTGGCGGGGGAAAACATCCGGGAAGGGCTAACGGCTGTCATTTCAGTCAAAGTGCCAGACCCGGAATTTGAAGGTCAAACCAAGACGAAGCTCGGCAACACGGAAGTACGCGGCATTGTTGACTCCTTGGTCAACGAAGCCCTTACGGAGTACCTAAACTTCCGCCCAAATGTCGCAGACTCGATCTTAGACAAAGCCATCCAAGCCTTCAAAGCGGCGGAGGCTGCCCGTCAAGCCCGTGAACTGGTACGCCGAAAGTCGGTGTTAGAATCCTCCACACTACCGGGTAAGCTGGCCGACTGTAGCTCCCGTGATCCCGCCGAATCAGAAATCTTCATCGTCGAGGGAGACTCGGCGGGTGGTTCAGCCAAACAAGGGCGCGATCGCCGTTTCCAGGCCATCCTGCCCCTACGCGGTAAGATTCTTAACATCGAAAAAACTGACGATGCCAAGATCTACAAAAATGCTGAAATCCAAGCCCTGATTACAGCCCTGGGCTTAGGTATTAAAGGCGAAGAGTTTGACTCATCGCAACTGCGTTACCACCGCATCATCATCATGACCGACGCGGACGTAGATGGCGCGCACATTCGCACCCTCTTGCTGACTTTCTTCTATCGCTATCAGCGATCGATGGTGGATCAGGGCTATGTGTATATTGCCTGTCCTCCCCTCTACAAGCTGGAACGAGGCCGCAATCACTATTACTGCTACAGCGATCGCGAGCGAGATCAAATCATTGCAGGCTTCCCCGACAACGCTAAGTACGAAGTGCAGCGCTTTAAGGGATTGGGGGAAATGATGCCCCAGCAACTGTGGGACACTACCATGAACCCCGAAAGCCGTACATTGAAGAAGGTAGAAATTGAGGACGCGGCTGAAGCCGATCGCATCTTTACTATCCTGATGGGCGATCGCGTTGCTCCTCGCCGCGAATTCATCGAAACCTATGGTTCACGCCTAAACCTAGCGGATCTAGATATCTAG
- a CDS encoding TIGR00341 family protein yields the protein MWYSFKRWLVRRRQHLNKVRKGNSGDWSWLSSKPLPLSLLNRNLWRSAEPSGSYFVLLSLSSIIATLGLLADSSATIIGAMIVAPLMGPILGIAFSMVMANRRLLRRSSLSLILGILLTVGLSALICRLVGLTSLTHEVQARVSPTLLDLGVALAAGAAGAYAKSRRNIADALPGVAIAVALVPPLSVVGIGIALQSQLVTVGASLLFLTNLAGIIFSGGLVFLFQRYGSIERAQRGLAIAISVLALLGIPLALSFQDLIVREQTRSEINRLIRQRTLTFGDRDIRALTVSRSKDGLIVQLEVASAENSITETQVTLVQEFLQQALKRPVVLRVTLIPVQTFEVPSYSLETP from the coding sequence GTGTGGTACTCCTTTAAGCGCTGGCTTGTCCGTCGACGACAACACCTGAATAAGGTTCGCAAGGGAAATAGTGGAGACTGGTCGTGGTTAAGCTCTAAACCACTACCGTTATCGCTCCTAAATCGCAATCTTTGGCGCAGTGCAGAACCCTCTGGCAGTTACTTTGTACTGCTTAGCCTTTCCAGCATTATTGCGACCCTCGGCTTGCTTGCTGATAGCAGCGCCACCATTATTGGGGCAATGATCGTGGCTCCGCTCATGGGGCCTATTTTGGGAATCGCGTTTTCGATGGTGATGGCAAATCGTCGCTTGCTGCGTCGGTCTAGCCTGTCGCTGATTCTGGGAATTCTCCTGACAGTTGGTTTATCTGCACTGATTTGTCGTTTGGTCGGCTTAACGTCGTTAACCCATGAGGTTCAGGCGCGGGTTAGTCCCACCCTCCTAGATTTGGGGGTAGCCTTAGCTGCAGGAGCTGCAGGTGCCTATGCAAAATCTCGCCGCAATATTGCGGATGCGCTACCCGGCGTGGCGATCGCCGTTGCCTTGGTTCCACCGTTGAGCGTCGTTGGGATTGGAATTGCGCTGCAATCTCAGCTTGTGACTGTTGGAGCCTCTCTCCTGTTTTTAACCAACTTAGCTGGAATCATTTTTAGCGGTGGATTGGTTTTCCTTTTTCAGCGGTATGGATCGATTGAGCGAGCCCAGAGAGGCTTAGCGATAGCGATTTCGGTGCTGGCATTATTGGGGATCCCGTTAGCGCTTTCGTTTCAAGATTTGATTGTGCGTGAACAAACGCGCAGTGAAATCAATCGGTTAATTCGGCAACGGACGCTGACCTTTGGCGATCGCGATATCCGAGCACTAACGGTAAGTCGGAGCAAAGACGGATTAATTGTGCAACTGGAAGTGGCGTCTGCCGAGAATTCGATTACGGAAACCCAGGTGACCTTAGTACAGGAATTTTTGCAGCAGGCACTCAAGCGTCCTGTGGTGCTACGAGTGACTTTGATTCCGGTACAAACCTTTGAAGTTCCGTCCTACTCTCTGGAGACGCCTTGA
- a CDS encoding phage holin family protein, with amino-acid sequence MSLEQRRIISASIVLSIGTTLMMSGITLMQVIFVLWIYQTRSHWLIWSASLVGGDIIIGAFFLWIALQRLRGPYMQETLRQMTKTASLLTQDGYDE; translated from the coding sequence CTGTCGCTGGAACAGCGTCGAATCATCAGTGCATCGATAGTGTTGTCGATTGGAACAACGCTGATGATGTCAGGTATTACCTTGATGCAAGTGATCTTCGTTCTGTGGATCTACCAAACGCGATCACACTGGCTGATTTGGAGTGCCAGCCTAGTGGGTGGAGATATCATCATTGGTGCTTTTTTTCTTTGGATAGCCTTGCAGCGGCTACGCGGACCCTACATGCAAGAAACGCTGCGCCAGATGACGAAGACGGCTTCGTTGCTTACTCAAGATGGGTATGACGAATAA